The following proteins come from a genomic window of Rissa tridactyla isolate bRisTri1 chromosome 13, bRisTri1.patW.cur.20221130, whole genome shotgun sequence:
- the PSMD9 gene encoding 26S proteasome non-ATPase regulatory subunit 9 translates to MAQPGGSCPVTVSDVQQLVKRKDEVEAQIKACYELLEGQKGVGMDEPLVDAEGFPRDDIDLYQVRTARHNIICLQNDHKALMKQVEEALHQLHAREKEKHARDEAEALAEAMSQTQSLPQAFAKVNAVTPGSPANISGLQVDDEIVEFGSVNVNNFQNLQNIATVVQHSEGRPLSVTVLRSGKKVHVGLTPKRWAGKGLLGCNIIPLQR, encoded by the exons ATGGCGCAGCCCGGCGGCAGCTGCCCGGTTACTGTCAGCGACGTGCAGCAGCTGGTGAAGCGGAAGGACGAGGTGGAGGCGCAGATCAAGGCCTGCTACGAGCTGCTGGAGGGT CAAAAGGGCGTCGGGATGGACGAGCCGCTGGTGGACGCGGAGGGCTTCCCCCGCGACGACATCGACCTCTACCAAGTGCGCACCGCCCGGCACAACATCATCT GTTTGCAGAACGATCACAAGGCCCTGATGAAGCAGGTGGAGGAAGCTCTTCACCAGCTGCACGCCCGGGAGAAGGAGAAGCACGCCAGGGATGAGGCGGAGGCGTTGGCCGAGGCGATGAGCCAGACCCAGAGCCTGCCACAGGCTTTTGCCAAAGTGAACGCAGTGACTCCAGGATCTCCTGCAAATATCTCG GGGCTTCAGGTCGATGATGAGATTGTGGAGTTTGGTTCTGTCAACGTAAACAACTTCCAGAACCTGCAGAACATCGCCACAGTGGTGCAGCATAGCGAAGGG AGACCCCTGAGTGTGACTGTGCTCCGCAGCGGCAAAAAAGTTCACGTGGGGCTGACTCCGAAGCGCTGGGCCGGGAAGGGCCTCCTGGG CTGCAATATCATTCCCTTGCAAAGATGA